DNA sequence from the Lycium barbarum isolate Lr01 chromosome 5, ASM1917538v2, whole genome shotgun sequence genome:
TGTGTAACATTATCCGAACTTGCTTAGTGACTGTAATTGATAGCTTAATTGTGTTACTCGATTTCTACACATTTGTATCTGTTAgctaatcgttgtcggcctatgatacctacgagtacgTGTGTTTGCACTCatgctactcttgctacacctttgtttggggtgtagagttgttcTAGGTTGATGTTCGAGCTATTGGGATAGATTTCGAGAATTTCACGGTGATGTCCTGGTGAGCCGCTAGCCGGATCTGCATTTCTGGAGTCCCTTCTTGTATACTATGTCTATTCAAACCTACAGACAATGTTTACTTACTTTTGGAGTCAGTATGTCATTTCAatttgtaacactccgtaaatccaaattaggtgtgaatgtgttaaatgagtgttaatgtgacattttagctATATGAAATCCCATTGGGATGAGTTTGGGTGAAAATAGTTGTTTCGAAATCAAGACAGATAGTGAGGcgcataagattcgatagaatcgactaCGTTTATGGAAGGTCTATATTCCAGCCTTATTCCATGGAAATCTGTtaaaaatttgagaaaacttaaaacatgaaagttgtagacctttgaaatacctttctaaagATACATTGTGGATCGCAAACAGAACTCTGTACAAAACGTTATGCCCATTTTTCTGAACCACACTTGGCAGACGCCAAAGCGAGCTGGGAACTCGCTGAACGAGGGCCAAAGTGAGGTTTGAACTCGCTCAGCGAGGGGTGAGCTCGCTCAGCGAGCCAAGCAGTACTTCGCCCCAGGCCTATAAAAGCGACCCTTGGATGATTTTATGTCATTTTTGACATTCCAACTTCGTTCTAAAGCCCTAAGCACCCGTTTCTCTCCTCTTCTCGTCTTCCAACGCCAAGATAAGATCGATCTAACAATTCCTAAGAAATTATAACATTAattcatgattagtaacatgattcttcaaccaaaacataggatttccaaggttAATCCTTCTTCAGCGATTCAAAGCTAGAGTTTTCGTATTCTTCGTCAGAGAAGTAGTTTAGTTCGTTAGATTGAAGCAattacaggtatgtaaggctaactatctacgctgtaaggctaactatctacgtgtTATTGATCTTCCTCAtgcctcattcttcatgattATCACGAGTTGTATCAGAAATAGAGATTTGTAGTTGTTCATGATTATCATTCTGAATATTGTGAACTCAATACATAATCAGTATAGACTCGTGTTTTCTATCCCATGAGCCTCAGTCATGAAAACTCAGTATGCTTATGGACAGTTAATGCTTTAAActccataatcagttcatgaatacatgaCTCAGCATAGTAATGTTCAGTATTCCGGTATTATGCATTACAGTATGACTCTCAGTTCCTTAATATAAGTTGATGAATATTGTACTTTTCAGCATGATTCTCAGTCCTTTTAAATAGATTGTTTGATGTCGAACACATGTGTTTTGGGCCTAAGGCCacagttatgtatacgtatacttaggCCTGAGGCCACAGATTTATGCAcatatattgggcctgaggccacataTTTTGATCTCATTTAAACAGGTGATTCTCCGTTCAGAACATGAAGTATTCTTATCTTTACTTCTTTGTTCACTTCAGTTATTAGCTTCAGTTTCAGCACTtattacatgtttattgatttgggctgccctttccccgagcaccccacttacagttttttctttcagttgctttacataccagtacaattaaaatgtactgacgtcccttttgtgtggggcctgcatttcacgatgcaggtattgatttacaggacgacggatcGGCTCGCTAGGATTCTCGTATCAGCTACTCAGTGAGCCCTAGTTCATTCGGAACGTTATCCTTATTACAATCATGTTTTCAGTATTTTAGACAGACAGGTATGCCGGAGGTCTTAATAGTCAATATTTTTAGTACTATTCAGAGCCTTCATAGACTAGAGTAGTAGTCAGTCAGAGTCGCATGCTTTTTATGTTAGCCATGATTGGAAACTTTGTTATGTTCATACTTTGCTCGGTATTTCCACATTCGGTGATTTATacagtcagacttttagtatatcagcatTTGTTAGTTTTAATTCCGCATTCAGTATGTTTTgttatcacatgttgattcagccagccagttgtcTCGCTCGGTCATATGTAGTCAGGCACCAGGTGTCGTGTTACGTcgaggcccaggttcggggcgtgacataattcttgtaattcattgtagaagctcttgtatCGTATAAGACCATATTTTGAGAAATACATTTATCAAAGTCTTGTTTCCTGTCACGagccaacccgccatgactggcacccacactaactactagtgggcgaaccaacacataagtcatctattcattcaagtccatttttatatcAACCAATTCAATAAGttattaaccattcaagcataaGATAAATCAAATTAATTCATGCCATAAAACgatgaagtaaatgcggaagtcctaactattacaaaccccaaaatctgaaggtcaccgtacaaggactctaatataaaacatgtctaaggaatgtaatctgtctaaataaataaccaacaatgttcggaatagaaatagacatcataaaaaAAGATCTTCGGGctgcctggcatggatagaagatcaccctaaatctgtcagcaaatggcctTAACGCTAGATGTGACGTccggtagcagtctctggatcacaatctgcactcaaaagaatgcagcaaggtagtatcagtacaaacactatgtaccggtagatatcataggccgactaagattagtatcatgcatacatcataaaatcaataaaatagaaaagctagccaacaacaccaaatcaATAATCCAACAACAAGTTAACCAAGGATATTACGAATCAAGTCACCCaaagatatcaagaatcaaatCAACAGAAACAACATACGGGAACAAGTCtaccaacaataaccatatactcgctgtacacacatgctaactgatgtcattgctcagtagtcatgacttgcaggggacccatggtgtctatgtaccactcattctggatactcatcggacccgatccataaatcctccgctccggaaagaacctcggacgcgaaTCCATATCATGTACCACTTGTTTTCAGAACGAACCTCGAACCATGAGCTCATAATCTAGGAGACATCCTCACCCCAAGTCAAGTGcctttttcatacatatacaatagtattTCTTGTCCTGTAATTTTCAATAACCGAATCATCATTTTGTATCCCAATTTCACCTAGAAGATCATagtaacttctcaccacaacaaTATCAAACTGTAGGTTCCAACACAATAAATAGTGGCATGAAGCCCACGCAGTCACTCGAACAATTGCATATAGGATTTCAACCACACACACATCAagtttgaagactagacatgctttctcctatcgaattcacaacacatacaatcaactaatcaaatctaactcaagtagactgtaacctacctcaaacgtagagctaGAATAATGCGAATCACTCCGCTACAGCTTTTCCCTTCCataaagcctcggaacgctcaaagtctagaaattagaatgctcaataACTCATAATTTCCCTACTCACAAAATtaattcaagaacacccttccctttagccccattcctaagggtgaatgatttctaggtgtaaaacaaTCTAACAATGGCCTTAATAAGCACCAATGATCAATTTATAAAGCTATTTAATCAAAACAAcaattacaagcagtttccatggtcaagctaccatttttatgaaaccctaagtctcaattcacttagttcatggctctaaTGGCTCAACTCTTGATTAAaaggagttaacccaagccattaaatgagaaacaaatgataacaatcataacccaacAATTATAAAaggtctattaggttctagggttactattactaattcaccattggagacccataaaagggataataatcatgaagatgataacgtaatgattgaaagggatggttgagacttacctctcaagaatattcttgccctgGCATGGAAATTCGCCCTAGATGCTTGTGGGGAACTATTTTAGAGTTTTATAAATAAAGAAttcagaactaagtgtttaaaaaccGAGAGTCTgcccccgtcgaccgctgcggcggtcaaaTCACAGCTGTaacggtctcgctatagcggccagGTGCTCGCTATAACGAACCACAAAGAAACTGACCCCGACCATGGCAGGACATCCCGCTATAGCGACATCACCATAGTGGTCCATTGCGCGCCACAGCGGACACAACGAATATTGACTGACCGCTTGCGACGAGAagctcaccgctatagcggttccGCCGTAGCGGTACCTaccccgctgcagcggtaccactGAGACAGTAGGCTCGTAATTTTTCCcagtttttcactctaccacccaacatttcatccaaagcctcacaaacacaaacaaaacatgcacatagacataaaaacaccatacgaactCACCGGTGGcttcggaattcccaatggagttctaatttcctatgtCACCCCCTGATGGACTCAACCTAATCAAACAACAagcacaaacaagtcaagtttttaGTTTTTAGACTTATAcaattgagtttctattagctcgttctacccttgggaaggttctattggtggggtgatcctatattttccataacgaccgggagggtcATTACACTTTCGCTTTTGTCTATGTTATTAAGGTGTTTAGTTTATTCTTCTAAATGTTTGGATTCCGCACTTGTTCTCTAAAATTGGTAATGACTTTTGGGAAGGGCTCGCCCACCAGGGGATAGTGTGGGTACCCGCATGACCCGTAATTTGGGTTGTGACATCTCAGCAGTATAGAAGTCTAAAATTATGGGTCATAAAACTTTTCCTCATTTGTACAAGCTTCGATAAAAAACATTCTATGTGAATGAGGATACTTTATAGGGTTTGGGCACTCAACCTGGAATGCATCCTCACGATTTTTCTCATGAAACTGGGTTAAAGACCTTAATGCTGCTTCTCGAAAAGGACTAAAAAAGATAGTATAATTCAAGAATGGGGTTGATTTCATAGACATGGCACTACAAGAAAGTAGAGATACGACGACATTTATTTGGTGACATTTCAAATAAATGTCGGGAAATAAGGAATTTCTTGACATTTATGAACAAATGTCGTAAAAAGAACGACATTTGATGCCAAATGTCATAAGAAGAACGACATCTGGGGCAAAATGTCATTAAAACAACGACATTTAGTCCCAAATGTCGCTAAAATAACGACATTTGTTAAAAAATGTCATTATTTTTAACGACATTTAGCTGAAATGTCATTAAAACAATGACATTTGATACAAATGTCGCATAATATTATCAAATTTGTTGCAAAATGTCATTGTTTTTAATGACATTTGGCGAAAATGTCGttaaataatgacatttgataTAAATGTCGAATACATTATGACAATTGTTTTAAATGTCATATTATTAGTCACTAATTATCGACATTTACACCTAATGTTGGAAAACTAATCTTTTTTAAATTATCCATCATTCTTTATAGGACAAAGGTCAAAAATTTCCCCCGGACAATACAATTAAGAGAaaattttatcttatgttatatTTTGGCCATTCCATAAAGTTCAAGGACCAATACGGATCATTTGCAAAGTTCAATGACAAATTCATTTAAAATCTATCACCCTAAACAATTTATTTAAATCTCAAGAATGATAATTAAGAAGTCACTAATATTGTGAATAATCTTTCAAAGAGGACAAATGCATGTTAGAGTACatcaattttaattaattaaatgtgtgaattattttttctttaatatatCATCACTTAATTATGATTTTTAATTACTTTCTACATACATTATTTGATTTATCCAAACCAAATTTGAATTTAATTGCTTTGTCAATCTGTAGGAAATCTTATATATAGTTAGGAGAGAAACAAAATTATTTACCTTTAAACACCATGAATGATCTAGGTTTGTTCTATATACCATCTTCGTATGGTGGCGCGATGTAGCTACGTGAATCCACGTTCGAAGGACATTGTACCAAAGTCATATAATTAGGACCACAATATGCATGGTTTTATTCTGTTTATGGCATCGAAGGTTGTGTtcttttttgggcttctaatatAATTCTCATTCCTTTTTGGCACCTACGTTAGAGATTGAAGGtatttgccccccccccccccccccccttgaatTACAAATAATCTAAATTTCTGGCAAGGATAAAAGTTTAAGTCATCTGTAGAAATATGAAGATTGATAGTAACTCAAAAAACGAGCCTAATTGAGAATATTGCGAGGATGTATATCATTTGAACATCCTTTTTAAAACTAGCTATAGACAATCGAAATTTACAACTATGGGTGGGCATGATACGGTATTTAAAGCTTCAGTACGGTAATTTCGATTCTCgatttctaaaaatactataccattaccatatatatcaaattaattcggtatggttcggttTAAATACGATTTTGGTATTTTGCGTTACTACGATAAATCAGTAATCATTTGATCCACTTCAACTTACATATTCATATCGTAGAGAATTATGACGTTCTGCTATttaagaaacgtctcaattatatcGTACTATAACAACtcacacatgtaaaaatattcaaaagaaaataCAAGTAATTCCCTTATTACGTAAATCGATTACACGAAAAGATACTTCAATCAAGATAGAGTAGGCAAAGTTTCAACATTTGAACAATTTTAGTTTTGTAATcgtactagtttatatatttgttagtataaTAACACTAATTTTATGAACTGTATATGTAActatacttcggtatggtattcgtTATTTTAGTATTTTCTTTATAAATATCAAATACCATACCGAATGCCAAAAAATTTAATTGTATACCAAATACCGTATCAAATACCATAATATCAAAACCGCGATATAATTTTTTCAATTTTGGTATGGAAATAGGTATCTATGCACCCCCATTTACAACTAATATTAGAGATTTCTATACATGTCTTTAATTGTTTAACCATTCTTATTTAATTACCACGAGAACTCAAAATTAGTGAATACATATAATATTAGTTGTATATTTAACCAAACAGTTGGAACTAAAATATGtgataaaaataatatatttaagataaatatatatatgtaagtcaTCCAATAAGTCTTGTAAAAGTAATTATAAAAAAAGGAATTAAACTTAGGATGTGAAAGTGCCACATCATGCTccttaaaaaacaaaaagaactCCTATTCAGCAAACATACAAAGACCCATTTCAAGACCCATTTCATACGAAGACCCATTTCAAGAGTTAACAAAACTTCCTATTTTGGCTCAGTCTTTTCTCAAAAATCAGTCCCATTTTGGTTAAAATTGGTTGAGTCCGCCCACTAATACATTGTGCTACCGAAAAATATGGAGAATTTTAGATATGGAGCGACATATATGGAAGAAAAAATAAATTGGCGGTAATATTTTGTTGGGTTTCCCTCCTTTTACTTCTTTTTTGCTTAAGATTTTAGGGCTTCCTCCATTCAATTCCTTTTTGGCTGCCCTTGAGGCAAAGAAAATTGGAGGTAAAATTTTAGGGTTCCCTCCTTTCAATTCCGAATATTGGCAATTTTAATACTTGGTATTTTTTCAAAGCTTGGAAAAAACTTTTGGCCGTGTTTGAGGCGAATCTATTCTTCTAATTTAGATCTTTACTAATTTTAAAATAATCTGAACTAATTATACAGAGATTACTGCTGATTGTTACAGAGATTTGTGCGTTGGAACGAAATTTAGAGTTGTTGAAGTACTTATATTGCGTTCACACATTGTGTAATTTCATTTGAATCTCATTCGCACATTCTATTTGTAGTATCAGTTAACAGTTTTTCATAGATTTGCAGTTTGAAGAAGACGGGAAAAGGAAGTGAGCGCTATTGGAAGAACATTCACATAGTGTTCAAGACTTTTTTGAGGTGTTTGCAGGTTCTTATCTATCCTCTGTTTTGTTTAATCATACTGAGATCTAATTCTTTGTTATTGTAGTATTTAAAATAATAGTTTTTTTGTGTTCTGAAAGTATCTTAAAAGTTTTTTCTTTCATATCGTCTCTTCATATTTGTTTGTAATCTAACTAGATGGTATATGTGCTCTTCTTTGACCAATTCTTATACAAGAGATGCATAAAATTTGATATCATAATCTAGGTGTTGTCGATGCTTACcaataaaaaaaatggaagagGTGACTCTAAAAGAACTTAAACATATATTCAAGCATATTTACCTCTAATGACATTGTTGGTGCAGTTATGAATTCTTAAAAGGTTACTTACTTTGTTACCAATGTTCTTCAGAATTTTGAGGTCATAGAAACTTTAGGTAGATCTTGCAGGATGAATCCTGATTACATTGCAAGTGAGTATGACTTCGGGTGCTATAAACCTTGGATCCCATTTCAAAATAGTTAAGAGATATCCTCTAATGAACCAAAGACCTTCATAAAGAATTTTATAATAACTTTCAGTTATTTGGTGATCTGAATAAGTAGTAGTCAAGGCGAGCTAATCAATATTATGGAAAGTGAAGAACTGATAAGTACCAGTAGGCGAGCTATTGACAATTTGAAACATagttgaaaataaaatattttatcCCTTAATCAAAACTTGTCGAAATTGTGGAAGATGCTGCATATTATCTTGTTAACAATTGCTGGATGTTGAGGCATGGTTTCTCTGATGACTAGTTTTTATATTGTTGCCTCCTTATTCTCCTATCTTAGGAGTTTAATTGGAGCATTGCCACTTCCCCACCCTTAATTGGCCGGGGgttatatataggggaaataaagagaaaaaaggaGGTGGGTGGGGCTTTTTTCTTCATGGTTGTTAAGAGCTTTATGCTTCTTTTGAAAATACTCAGTTGTTAATATCAACTTTGCTATTAGGAGAGATCAGCTAATACACTGCAATTTTAAGAGTTATTAGATGGTGGTCCTCTCGGAATATTAGGCTGATCATGTCTGAATGTGACTGACAACATGAAATCACTAGAGACCATTTCATAATCTTGTCTAAAACAAAGCACTAATTTGTCTGAAAATTTGCCTTCAATGTTAAAGACCTGAATTGTACATATTTTAATGATTCAAAGAAGTATGTAAAGCTTTTCTTTTTGGTCTACGTTTATCATTAGAATGTCTGAGatgtttcccccttttttttaatCTAGTCTCTTGAGTGTACTAAAATTTCTCCAGTATCTAAGGGACTGAACTCTTTACTGGTAGATATATTTCTTGTGATTCTTTAACTTCTCTATTAATATTCTTGTTTAATACTATAAATGATCCATGATAGTGATTCGGTGGTATGCCTAAGAAAATTGCAATGAAAGTCAGTGCTGCCTCAGATTCTACTTAAAATGATAGTATACGATCCATATCATCCTTCCAAGATTGTTTATTATTCTTCTTTACAATGGTTTAAATTATACAAGAAACAAGAAATTGGTGGTTTTTTTATTTGGAGAAAGACATTTCTTTAATGGAAAACTAAAAAATTTGATGCTGCAAAATAGCTTATTTTATAATAACTTTCAATTTTATAATAACTTTCAGTTTTAAAATAGCTACAACCAATTCTTTTCccaaaataactttttttttccgATAATTTGTATAGTTTTGCTCTGTTTTCAGCTGATTACGTCTGAATTTGTATGTTGTTGGCTATCAGTTTTGAAAAAAGCTAGTTTTGTTGGTTGCTGCTAGTTGGCAGATTCAAGAGTTTGCCAAATTACTTCTATATCCACTACAAGGTTTGTCTGCATAATATTTGTTGAAGAAGTATCTCTAAGATCATAATGGATGGGATCATTTCCTATGTGTTTAGCTTCTATATCTATAgcgcatgtatatatatatatattttttttttctttttctttttcttttttctcaataTTTTAGTTGATGCTGAATGATTATTTTTAGTTAATTCCTTTTGTTATATGTGAAGGTTGTATTCTTAATGGATAAGAGTTGGCTAAACATATCGCATAGGAACAATCCTTTATATGAGAATGGAGCTAAGGAGTTTCTTCATTTTGCCTCATTAGATAGGCCTGATTCATCTGAAATCTTGTGTCCATGTCGAAAGTGTCGTAATATGATATTTGTCCCAACAGATTTGATCGTTGAACACATTGTGGTTGATGGATTTTTAACTAGTTATACTACTTGGATTTATCATGGTGAGAGATCATCTTCATCAGTATCTGTTGATAAGTTAGATAGAGATGATGAAATGCAAGACATGTTACATGAAGCATTTGGGATTCCTCCTACATCTGGTTTTGTTGATATAGACATTGAtggtgatggatttggtggatcgAATCTCCACAATAAAGGGTTTGATAAAAAGACTGAAGAATTTTTTAATTTATTGAAAGAAGCTGAACGTGAGTTATACCCTGGAAGCAAGTATTCGCTACTTTCATTCCTTGTTCCTCTATTACATTTAAAGTGTCTCAATGGGTGGAGTAACAATTCATTTTCCATGTTGCTAGAGTTGTTAAAAGATGTGCTTCCTGAAGGTGAAACACTACCCAAGTCCTTTAATGATGCAAAGAAAATTATTAAAGATTTAGGACTTGAATACAAAAAGATACACGCATGTCCAAATGATTGTATGATTTATTGGAATGAGATGAAAGATAGAACAGACTGTAAGTTTTGCAAAGCACCAAGATACAAACATTTCAAAGGTGAATCGGTTAATAGCAGTTCAGAAATCTCTAAAATTCCAGCAAAGGTGTTTAGATATTTTCCATTCATACCGCGGCTTCAAAGACTATTTATGTCGGCTAAAACATCTACTGAAATGAGATGGCATGCCGAAGGTCGCACTAGAGATGGGGTAATGCGCCATCCTGCTGACAGTATTGCTTGGAGGAAATTTGATGAAGCGCATGTAGATTTTGCTCAAGATCCTCGAAATGTTAGACTTGGATTGGCTTCAGATGGCTTTAGTCCATTCAAGTCTATGTCTATCTCACATAGCACATGGCCAGTTGTCTTTGTTCCATATAACTTGCCACCATGGTTGTGCATGAAACAACCATATATGATATTATCAATGATTATTGATGGCCCTCGTGCACCGGGCAATGATATTGATGTCTATCTACGACCCTTAATTGATGAGTTAAAAGAATTGTGGGCTGGTGTGGACACTTATGATGCATCAAACAATCAGATGTTTCAAATGCGTGCATCATTGCTTTGGACAATCAGTGATTTTCCAGCACTAGGTAACTTATCAGGATATGGTGTGAAAACTAGATATTCTTGTCCATGTTGTCTTACCAAGACTAAATTTACAAGATTGAAAAATGGACGGAAGTATTGTTTCATGTCTCATAGGCGATGGTTACCTCGTGGGCACAAGTTTCGAAAAGATAAAATTATGTTCAATGGCCTTGCGGAGTTGGAGGTAGCGCCTAAACGGTTGTCAGGAGTTCAGATTCTTGCGCAATTGAACAATATtagaaataatttcagaaaagatCCATTGGCCAAATCTCTTAAAAGGAAATGGGGGGATGTTGATGATATTGATAATGTGTTGCAAAATATATAGAACAAAAAGAGCATATTTTTTGAGTTGGAATACTGGAAGGAAAATATGATCTGTCATAATCTTGACACGATGCATATTGAAAAGAACGTTTTTGACAACATATTCTGGACATTATTGAATGTTGATGGCAGAGGCAAAGACAATTTAAATTCGCGTTTGGATTTACAAGAGATGGGGATCCGAAAGGCTTTGCATCCCAAAAAAAAAGCTAATGGCAAATATTATCTACCTCCTGCATGTTTCACATTGAGTAACACGCAAAAAGATATGCTCTTACAAGTTTTAAAAGATGTGAAAGTACTAGATGGATATGCTTCAAATATCTCTAATTGTGTTGATCTTAAGCAACGCACTATGCATGGGTTGAAGAGTCATGATTGCCATATTTTAATGCAACAACTTCTTCTTATTGCCTTGCGAAATCTCTTGCCAGTGAATGTCCTTAAGCCATTGATTGAATTAAGTAATTTTAGAGGCATTTGTTCAACAACTATGCAGATAGGTGAATTAGAAAAGCTCCAGGATCGAGTTGCAGTAGTTCCTTGTCATTTGGAGAGAATAATGACAATATACCAAGAATCTCAAGTTTGTATTGTTTAGCTGTAAATGGGTTAGGGGCTCATTGAGAAAGATGATTATGGATTTCCTCTTGTGAATTTTAATCATCTACTCTACACAAGGCATCAGTTATCAAATGAACCTTTCATTTTTGCATCTCAAGCTCAACAAGTATTTTATGTCGATCATCCAATGGGAAAAGAGTGGCAAATTGTTGTTAAACTTAAGCCAAGAGGTTTTTACGATTTAGGTGAAAACACACCGGCAATTGAGCATAAGGAAGGCCATATGGAACTGTGGCCTGACCAACAGCTTGATGATACTACATTTGAAAGTGAAGATGATATTGAATGGGTTAAGGAAGGAGTATTAGGGATAGAAGTTGACCCGCAAACTCTGGAAATTAATGAAGCATTTGATGAAGATGACAAAATATCTTAGTTCTTATTTCCATTATAGTTATTGTCATTATTTTAATAAAGATGCTTAGTGAACAGTAATTTGGTGATTTTTACTATGTTATTCAGTTGTTAAAATCTTGTGTGCCTGCATGTCTTATTATTTGACCTGAtagttatatattattttgaactTTTAGATAgtagaaaatattttcaatttgGCAGGATTCATAGTTTTTGAGAAGCATCGTTGAAATGGCAAGAAAAAGACAGAGAAATTCTAGTCAAGACAGGCTTTCATCTAATTCCTCGGAGCAACAAGGACAACAAGTGGAAAGTGGGGCAATGCCTGAACCACCTCAAAATTGGCCACGAAATGAAAGACAACCTATCCAATCTGGTAATTTGTCTAGAAATGATTCACATGATATAGAAAATCTTCCAGGTATTATACTTTTGTGATAATCTTTTCTTCCTCT
Encoded proteins:
- the LOC132640887 gene encoding uncharacterized protein LOC132640887 isoform X2 codes for the protein MDKSWLNISHRNNPLYENGAKEFLHFASLDRPDSSEILCPCRKCRNMIFVPTDLIVEHIVVDGFLTSYTTWIYHGERSSSSVSVDKLDRDDEMQDMLHEAFGIPPTSGFVDIDIDGDGFGGSNLHNKGFDKKTEEFFNLLKEAERELYPGSKYSLLSFLVPLLHLKCLNGWSNNSFSMLLELLKDVLPEGETLPKSFNDAKKIIKDLGLEYKKIHACPNDCMIYWNEMKDRTDCKFCKAPRYKHFKGESVNSSSEISKIPAKVFRYFPFIPRLQRLFMSAKTSTEMRWHAEGRTRDGVMRHPADSIAWRKFDEAHVDFAQDPRNVRLGLASDGFSPFKSMSISHSTWPVVFVPYNLPPWLCMKQPYMILSMIIDGPRAPGNDIDVYLRPLIDELKELWAGVDTYDASNNQMFQMRASLLWTISDFPALGNLSGYGVKTRYSCPCCLTKTKFTRLKNGRKYCFMSHRRWLPRGHKFRKDKIMFNGLAELEVAPKRLSGVQILAQLNNIRNNFRKDPLAKSLKRKWGDVDDIDNVLQNI
- the LOC132640887 gene encoding uncharacterized protein LOC132640887 isoform X1, producing MENFRYGATYMEEKINWRLKKTGKGSERYWKNIHIVFKTFLRCLQVVFLMDKSWLNISHRNNPLYENGAKEFLHFASLDRPDSSEILCPCRKCRNMIFVPTDLIVEHIVVDGFLTSYTTWIYHGERSSSSVSVDKLDRDDEMQDMLHEAFGIPPTSGFVDIDIDGDGFGGSNLHNKGFDKKTEEFFNLLKEAERELYPGSKYSLLSFLVPLLHLKCLNGWSNNSFSMLLELLKDVLPEGETLPKSFNDAKKIIKDLGLEYKKIHACPNDCMIYWNEMKDRTDCKFCKAPRYKHFKGESVNSSSEISKIPAKVFRYFPFIPRLQRLFMSAKTSTEMRWHAEGRTRDGVMRHPADSIAWRKFDEAHVDFAQDPRNVRLGLASDGFSPFKSMSISHSTWPVVFVPYNLPPWLCMKQPYMILSMIIDGPRAPGNDIDVYLRPLIDELKELWAGVDTYDASNNQMFQMRASLLWTISDFPALGNLSGYGVKTRYSCPCCLTKTKFTRLKNGRKYCFMSHRRWLPRGHKFRKDKIMFNGLAELEVAPKRLSGVQILAQLNNIRNNFRKDPLAKSLKRKWGDVDDIDNVLQNI